The Ruania halotolerans genome contains the following window.
GTGCTTCGCCCTGGCGACGACTGGAGCGCACCCGCCACCGCGCGCGTGGGCTTCTCCACGCTGCTCAGCGCCATCATGGCGATCGAGGTCCGTACCCAGGTGGAGGGCGACTGAGCTGATCGATCAACGTTCCGCCCGGGCGCCGAGCCCGCGGAACGGCGCAGATCCCGGCCGGAACGAGCCGGCCGGTGACATGACTCGACGAGGAGACACCATGCCTGTCAGCCCGACGAACTCGACCCTTGCCCACCACCGAACACAGCTGAGCCGGCGCATCGTGCTCTCCGGAGCCGCCGGACTGGCGGTCGGCCTCGCAGGGGCCACTGGTGCGGCTGCGGATTCCGGCGGTGCCGCCGCTTCCGGTGCGGCCCGGCCGGGCGGCCGTGCGAAGCGTGCGGTGGCGGCCGCGCACCGGGCGCTGGAGCGTGACTACGCGGCGCCGTGGCCCCAGCTGCTGCACAACTCCTTCCCGGCGTCAGCCGACGGCGATCGCGCCTTCCACTACTGGTGGCTGGCGCATGCGGTGGACGCCTACCTGGACGGTTACGAGCGCACCGGGCGGCGTTCCTTCCTCGCCGATGCCGAGCAGGTGGTGGCCGCGATCCGGGCCCGCAACGGCGGACACCTCGTGAACGACTACTTCGACGATATGAACTGGCTCGCTCTGGCCACGCACCGGCTGTGGACCCACACCCAGGATCAGACCTACCTCGACGACGCCCACGACCTGTGGGAGGAGATCGTCACCGACGGCTGGAACGACACCTTCGGCCCGAGCGTGGCATGGCGGCGCGAGCAGCTCGACTACAAGAACACCCCGTCCAATGCGCCGTTCGCGATCCTCTCCTACCGGCTGCACCGGGAGAGCGGGGAGGACAGGTTCGCCGAGTACGGCGACGCCGCGCTGACCTGGATGCGGGAGACCTTGGTGGATCCCGAGACGGGTTTTGTGGCGGATGGCATCAACCGCCAGGGCGACGGCGCGATTGACTGGAACTGGCGCTTCACCTACTGCCAGGGCGTGTGGATAGGCGCCCTGGTAGAGAGCGCCCGCACACACGGTGACCACGCACTGCTCGATGAGGCGGCACGCACCGGCGTGTTCTCTGTGCGCGAGCTCACGGCCGGACCGGTGTTCTCCCCGGAGGGTCAGGGCGATGGTGGCCTGTTCAAGGGCATCTGGTACCGCTATGCCGCGCTGCTCCTGCAGGAGCTGCCCGACGGCGGCGCTCGCCGGGAACTGACCGCGTTCATCCGCACCAGTACCCAGGCCTTGGCGGACTCGTCCCTGGCGCGCGGCGTGCTGCTGGCCGGGCCGGACTGGCGCATCCCGGCGCCGGCGACCACCGATCTGGCCACCCACCTCTCCGGGGTGATGGCGCTGGAGGCCGCAGCGGCCATCGAGTAGCGGCTACCGCCTGGCTGCGGCGGTGGTTCGCCCGAGGATCAGCTGCATCGGCACCGCCTCCTGTGCCACCGCACCCGGTTCACGAACCTGCGCGAGAGCGAGTTCCAGCGCCCGCTCGCCCAGCCGGTGCTGATCCTGCTCCAGGTGGGTCAGCGGGAGGGCGGCGTCCACGAACTCGGGCGGTGCGTCGAAGCACACCACGGAGAGGTCGTCCGGCACCCGCCGCTGCAGGAGGTGCGCGGCCTGCAGCACGATCCGGGCCGCGTGATACTCGGCTGCGACCACACCGGTCACCTCCGGGTGCGCGGTGAGGAACTGCGCGAACCGGGCGGCATCGTCCTCCTGGCGCTCGTGCGATCCCGGCACCACCGAACGCACCTGGCTGTACACCAGGTCGGGATCGAGGCGCACATGCCGGGCGGCGTGCGCGGCGACGAACCCGCGCCGCCGCTCGTCCAGCGACGAGACAGAACTGGGGGAAAGCGCCAGGGCAAGATGCTGGTGGCCGAGGTCGGTCAGGTGTTCGACGGCGATGCGCCCACCGGCGACGTTGTCGCTGGTGATGGTGCTCACCGGCACCCCGGTGAGCGTGCGATCCACGATCACCTGCGGGAACCGGCGCCCCACGAGGGTGGCCACAGCGGGCGGGATGGAGGCGGAGGACGAGGGCAGCAGCACCAGGGCATCGATGCCGCGGTCCAACTGCTGCTCGATGAGCTGTTCCTCCCGCTCGGGATCACCGTGCGAGGTGGCCACGATCACGTCCGCACTGCCCACGGCCGCGTCGAGCATCCCGCCGAGCAGGCGGGTACCGAAGGCATCGTCGAAGTTCGGCACCACGTAGCCTACGAGTGGGAGCCCCGCGGCGGTGCCCTCTGCCTCGGGGTGCTGGGCCACCACCACGGTGCCGATGCGTGGTCGGCGCACGACGTAGCCGTCGTCGCGGAGCATGTCCAGCGCGCGCTTGAGGGTGATCGCGCTGACGGAGAACTCCTCGGTGAGTTCCGCCTGGGAGGGGAGCCGCTCACCGACGGGGAAGGATCCGTTGCGGATCCGCTCGCGCAGAGCGGCATGCACGTGGGCGTAGAGGGCCTCTGGCATCGGCTCTCCTCCCGCGATGTGTGCCCGGCACGCTCGGTACCATTCAATATGTCGGTTCCATCCTGCCAGGAGTTACTCCTCTTCGAGGGCCACCCCGGTGCGGTCCGGCAGCAACAGGGCGGCGGCGCAGGCGAGAACGAAGGCCACCCCGAGCATCGCGAACGCGAATGGTTGCCCGCTGAATGCGACGAACCACGGCACCGCGAGCGGGGCGATGATGGAGGCGATCCGCCCGAATGCGGCCGCACTGCCGGCGCCGGTGCCGCGCAGCGCCGTGGGGTAGAGCTCGGGCGTGACGGCATAGAGAGCGCCCCAGGCGCCGAGGTTGAATGCCGAGAGTGCCATCCCGGCCGCCAGGATCGTGGCCACCGATTCGGCCTGGCCGAACAGCAGCGCGGAGACGGCCGATCCGGCGAGGAACGTGGCCAGCGTGGCGCGCCGCCCCCACTTCTCGATCAGGTACGCGGCAGCTGCGTACCCGGGCAGCTGGGCGAGGGTGATGATCAGCGTGTACCCGAAGGAGCGCACCAGATCGAAACCCCGGTCCACCAGTAAGGACGGAATCCAGATGAACGCCCCGTAGTAGGCGAAGTTCACGAAGAACCACACCAGCCACAGTGCAGCGGTCCGACGGCGCAGCCTCGCCGTCCAGAGGTCGCGCCAGCGTGCCTTCGGTACCGCCGGGGCGGGTGAGACCTCACCTGTGGTGAGGGGCTCACCGTGGTGAGGGCCGTCGTCGTGATCGGAGTAGACCCGCTCCGGGATCGGAGCCGGAAGGCCGGCGGAGGCCTCGTACGTGCGCACGGCAGCTTCGGCCTCGGCGTGCCGGCCGGTGCGCTCCAGGAAGCGCACCGACTCCGGCAGCCGCCACCGCACGAACAGGGCGTACGCGGCCGGAGCCATCCCGATCAGGAATGCCCAGCGCCAGCCGTTCTCGAGTGGCACCACGAAGTAGCCGATCAGCGCGGCCAGGATCCATCCCACGGCCCAGAACGCCTCGAGGATCACCACCACCCGGCCACGGATCTTCTTCGGCGCGAACTCGCTCACCAGGGTGGAGGCCACCGGGAGCTCGGCGCCGAGCCCCAGGCCCACCACGAAGCGCAGCGCGATGAGCACCGCCAGTCCGCCCGCGGCCGCCGAGGCACCCGTGGCGAGCCCGTAGACGAGCAGGGTCAGGGCAAACACCTGACGGCGTCCGATCCGGTCCGCGAGCAGGCCGCCGAGGCTGGCGCCCACCGCCATTCCCACGAAACCGATCGAGGCAACCCAACCGCGCTCGCCGTCACTGAGACCCCACTCGGCACCGAGGGCGGCGAGGATGAAGGAGATCAGGCCCACATCCATCGCATCGAGAGCCCACCCGATCCCGGAGCCGCCGAGCAGTTTCGTGTGCGCCCGGGTGTAGGGCAGCCGGTCGAGGCGCTCGGTGCGGGTGAGGGGAGTACTCGGCTCGCTGGCGGACATGGCCCAGATCCTCCCAGGTTGCGCACTCGAACACCCGCGAGTGCGCGCAATTGTGCCTATATCTCAATAGGTGATCATGATCGGCCGCACTCGCGAGCGGTCAGGGCCAGGTGACCGGCACCGGGAGGCGTTCGTTGCGTGGCTGCGCGGGCGCCCTGCGGTGGGTCGAGGCCAGCAGGGTGAGCAGCTGATCCATCGCGCATCGTCCGAGGCCGGCACCGTCGACGTCGACCATCGGAGCGCCCGGGCGGCCCACCACGGCCACCCCAGGATCACCCGGCTCAGGCGAGGCCGACCAGGAGGCCCGGCCCACGTGATGGAGTGCGAAGAGCGCGCCGAGGCCCAGATCAGTGGCGTAGGGCAGCACCACCGGTGCCCCGGTCTCGAGGATGGCCTGCACGCTGCCTGCCCCGGCCGCAAAGGTGGGTGGGTACGGGCCCAGGACGGAGAGGTCGATCCCGCACTCGCCGGCCACGGTTCGGAGTGCACGGGTGCGCTGACCGCTCTGCCACGACCGATCTGGACCGCTGAGGAATGCGACTTTCTGGTGCCCGGACTCGGCGAGCGCACCAAGCAGTTCGACGAATGCCGATGCTGTATCGGCGACCACGGAGTCGGTTCCCTCGAGCTCACGGTCCACCAGCACGGTGGGCCGCACGGCCACGGCGGGACTGAGGTTCTCGTCGCTGCAGCGCGGAGCGACCATCACCACGCCGTCCACCTGCTGTGCGAGCCGCTGGTATCGGATCAGATCCTCGGCGGTCTCGAGTTCGTTGACCGCGACCGTGACCTGTTGGTCCTGACCTGCGGCCCGATCCTGCGCGCCGCCGATGATCGGGGTGAAGAAGGTGTTGGTGAGCGTGGGCACCACGAATGCGATCACGCCGGTGCGGCCCCGAGCGAGCTCCCGGGCTGCCCTGTTGGGGACGAAGCCGAGCTCCATCGCTGCGGCAAGCACCCGATCCACCGTTGCGGGTGCGACCAGTTGCGGATGGCCCAACGCCCGGGAGGCCGTGGACTTGGACACGCCGGCGCGATCGGCAACATCGAGCAGTGTGGGCACCGGCAACCTCCCTCCCTGTGGGACCCGGATCCGACCCTCGGTCGGTGCCGGAACTAGACGTACCCCTGGGCCGTCTGGTTCCATACCTTAGCGAATGGAACCGGTTGTGGGAGCGGTTGTGGTCGAACTGGCCATGAGTGAACTCGTCCGGTTCTGCTCGGGGACCTGACCGGCGAACCAGTGAGGGAGACATGCGCAGAGGCGGTCTCGCAGTGCTGCTCCTGCCCGGGCTCGTGCTGCTACTCGCTGGGTTCCTAGTTCCGGCGCTGATCATGCTCCTGGCGCCCCCGGACACCACGATCGGTGAGGTGCTGGACCGGCTGGTGCAGATGCTCGCCGATCCCTACGACCTGACCATCATCGGGCGCACCCTTGGTCTCGGCCTGATCGTCACCGTGACGTGCGTGGTGCTGGGCTTCCCGATCGCGTATCTGCTCGCCCGCTCGCAATCGCGCTGGGCCGGGGTGATGCTCGCCGTGGCGATCTTCCCGCTGCTGCTGTCCAACGTGGTGCGCACGTTCGGCTGGCTCGTGGTGCTTGGTTCCCAGGGCGCCGTCGGGCAGGCGCTCGTGGCGCTCGGGATCGTCGACGAGGCACCGCAGCTGCTGTACACGCCATTGGCGATCGTGCTCGGGCTGGTGCAACTCTTCCTCCCGCTCGCCGTGGTTTCCAGCTACTCGGCACTCGCTCAGGTGGACGCCAGTCTGGATGAGGCCGCTCGCGGGCTCGGTGCCGGACGGGCCCGCACCTTCTGGACCATTGTGGTGCCGCTCTCCTGGCCGGGCGTGGTGGTGGCCGCCACGCTCGTGTTCGCCGGGTCGATCACGGCGTACACCACCCCGTACCTGCTCGGCGGCTCCCGCCAGCGGATGCTCTCCACCCAGCTGTTCCAGTACTCCAGCTCCACGATCGATTGGGCGGCGGCCAGTGCGACCGCGATGATCATGACCGTCCTGGTGTTTGGTGTGGCGGCCCTCTCCTCCATGATCGGACGACGGGCGAGGACCTCATGAACACGCGCCGCCCCGTGGCCGCCTCGCTGGCGGTGCTCGGCTACATCGTGATGATCGCGCCGCTGATGTTCGTGGTGATCACCGCCTTCACCGCCGGATCGACGGTGCGCTTCCCTCCGGATGGACTGTCGCTGCGGTGGTTCGACGCCGCCGTCACGTACGAGCCGTTCATGTCGGCGCTGGCCTCCAGCCTCCAGCTCGCCGTGTTCGCTGCCGTCGCCTCCCTTGCGCTCGGTGTGCCGGTGGCGTTGGCGATCCATCGAGGCAAGATTCCGGGCAAGGGATTGCTGGAGGGGTTGTTCCTCTCCCCGCTCATCGTGCCCGAACTCGTGGTGGGTCTGGCGCTGTATCAGCAGTTCATGATCGGCCTGGGACTGAACAATCTGACCACGTTGGCGATCGGGCACACGGTGCTGATGTTCCCCTACGCGGTCCGGGTCACCGGTGCCTCCCTGGCGCTGATCGACCCGGCTGTGGAAGACGCCGCCCGCGGCCTGGGCGCCTCCCCGCTGCGGACGTTCTTCACCGTCACCCTGCCGCTGCTGCGGCCGGGCCTGTTCTCGGCGGCCCTGCTCGCTTTCGTCACGTCCTTCAACAATGTGCCGCTGTCCTTGCTGTTGCAGAGCCGTGACTTCCGCACCCTGCCGGTCACGATGCTCGACTACGTGCAGCAGAACTACGACCCGATCGTGGCCTCCACCTCGGTGCTGATCCTCGCCGGCACCGTGCTGGTGGCCGTGGTGGCAGAGCGCGCTGTCGGGTTCGCCAAGATTTTCGGAGGGATCAACCGATGAGCATGACGAGTGCTGCTCAGTTTCAGGCCGTTTCGCAGGTGTTCGGTGACTTCACTGCCGTGGACGCGATCGACCTGACCATCCCCGAAGGCAAGCTCACCACGCTGCTCGGGCCGAGCGGCTGCGGGAAGACCACCAGCCTGCGGATGCTTGCGGGCTACCTGCGACCCACCAGCGGTCGGATTCTCATCCGGGGCGAGGACTTCACCACGGCCCCGCCGGAGAAGCGCAACCTCGGCATGGTGTTCCAGTCCTATGCGCTGTTCCCGCATATGAGCGTGGCCGACAATGTGGGCTACGGACTGAAACTGCGCCACGTGCCCGGGCCTGAACGGGCGAAGCGGGTCACCGAGGCACTGGAGATGGTGGGGCTCGCGCACCTCGCCGGCAACCGCCCCAAGCAGCTCTCCGGCGGCCAGCAGCAGCGAGTGGCGATCGCACGTGCCGTGGCGATCGCACCGAACCTGCTGCTTCTGGACGAACCGCTCTCCAACCTCGATGCGCGGCTGCGACTGCAGATGCGTGCCGAACTTCGCCGCATCCAGTCCGAGACCGGACTGAGCGTGGTGCTGGTCACGCACGACCAGGATGAAGCCCTGGAGATGAGCGACCAGATGGTGGTGATGAAGGACGGCCGGATTCAGCAGCAGGGCGCCCCGCAGGAGGTCTTCCCCGCCCCGGCCAATCGATTCGTGGCTGAGTTCCTCGGTTACGAGAACTTCATCCCGACCGGGACGGAGTGGGTGACGGTCCGGCCCGAGCACCTTGATGTCCGCCGTCGGAGCGGTTCGAGCGAGACTGTCGATGGCCTCACCTTGGATGGCCACGTCACTGATCTCGCCTATCGCGGGGTCGATGTGCTCGTCACGCTCGCCGCAGAGGCTCCCGGCAGCCCGGACCCGGTGCGCCTGGTCGCAGACCTGCGCGCCGCCAACGCACCCGACCTGCGGATCGGTGACGAGATCACGATCGGCGCCGCGACCGGCCACCTCGTCACGCTGCCTGCCTGAGCACTACCCCTGATCGCCCGCTTGACCTGTCCGTCCCCCCGAAAGGACCCCCCATGACCTCCTCCCGCAGATCGCTGAGCGCTCTCGCTGCCGTCGCCGCTACCGGCTTGGTCGCCGCCGGCTGTTCGTCCCCCTCCGACGACGGAGGCAACGGCGGTGAGGCCACCGACACCATCGTGGTGAGCACCTTCCCGTTCGGTGTCGAAGAATTCACCGAAGCTGTCGTCGACCCGTTCACCGCCGAGACCGGCATCGAGGTGGAGCTGGACACCGGCTCCAACGCTGACCGGCTCTCCCGTTTGCAGCTCGAGGGTGAGGACACCGGCATCGACGTGATGCTCATGTCCGACGCATATGTGGCGATCGCCGAGCAGGAGGGCCTGTTCCAGCCGGTCACCGAGGAGAACGTGCCGGCGCTGGCTGAGATCGCCGACTTCGCCGTCGACGACGCCTACAGCGGCCCCGCGTACAGCTACCAATTGAACGGGATGCTCTACAACACCGACGAGCTCACGGCCGAGCAGGCCGCGGACTGGGAGCTGTTTGCCGACTCCGCCTATGCCGGCGAAGTCGCCCTACCGGACATCGCGGTGACCGCGGGCCAGCTCACCGTCTCGGGCGTGGCGGACGCCTACGGCGACGGGCCCTACGACGTCGACACGGCGTTCGAGACGATGGCCGGCTGGGCGCCGAACGTGCTGCAGTTCTATAGCTCGACCACCGAGTTCACGAACCTGCTCACCCAGGGGGAGATCGTCGGCGGGGTGGCCCTGAACGGGTTCGCCACCACCTTGATCGCCTCCGGTGAGCCGATCGGCTGGGTCCCGCCGGCCGAGGGCCGCTACATGGCCACGAACCGCGCTTCTGTACCCGCCGGCGCCCCGAACGCCGAGGGTGCGTTCGCGTTCATCGACTACCTGCTCTCGGCCACGGCCCAGCAGTCCTCCGCCGAGATCGTGGGTGACCTGCCGGTGAACCTGGACATTGAGGTACCGGCGGAACTGACCGCCGTCGTGGGTGACATCGCCCAGGACCCGACCGCCGCCGGTTACGCCACTCTGGATCCGGCCGAGACCGTGGACCAGCGCAGCGAGTGGGTGGAGCGCTTCGCACGCGAGGTCGTGGGCGGCTGATGGCAGAGCAGTTGACAACGGGGGAGTCGACAACAGAGCAGGTGAGCACAGGAGCATCGACGCCAGGGCATGCGAACACGGGGCCTGCGAACACGGGGCCTGCGAACACCGGGCAGGCGACGGCACAGCCGGACAGCGTCGGCGCTCTCGATCTGAGGCGCCTGCCCAAGGCGGATCTGCATTGCCACCTGCTCGGCACCGTCCGGGCGAGCACGTTCGCCGAACTCGCCCGGCGGGAGTCACTGGCGTTGCCGGAGGATCCCGAGCGGATCTTCGCCTCGATCAACTCCCACCCCCCGGATCCGCAGCTGTACCGCCATACCCGCATCCCGATGCCGCAGGGGCCGAGCGAGAACGAGCCGGAGCGCTCCTACTCGCTGTTCCAGGCATCTGGGTGGGTCCGTCAGGTGCTCCGGGGCGCCGATGATCTCACCAGGATCACCTACGAGGCGTTCGAGGCGGCACATCAGTGCGGCACCTGGCACCTCGAGGTGTCCTTCGACATGCTCCCTGAGCATCTGCAGTACCTCGGGTACGAGGCATGGGTGGAGGCGCACGCCGAGGGCATCCGGATGGCCGAACGCGATTTCGGCATGACGGGGCGGCTGCTTGCGGCGATCGACC
Protein-coding sequences here:
- a CDS encoding LacI family DNA-binding transcriptional regulator, giving the protein MPTLLDVADRAGVSKSTASRALGHPQLVAPATVDRVLAAAMELGFVPNRAARELARGRTGVIAFVVPTLTNTFFTPIIGGAQDRAAGQDQQVTVAVNELETAEDLIRYQRLAQQVDGVVMVAPRCSDENLSPAVAVRPTVLVDRELEGTDSVVADTASAFVELLGALAESGHQKVAFLSGPDRSWQSGQRTRALRTVAGECGIDLSVLGPYPPTFAAGAGSVQAILETGAPVVLPYATDLGLGALFALHHVGRASWSASPEPGDPGVAVVGRPGAPMVDVDGAGLGRCAMDQLLTLLASTHRRAPAQPRNERLPVPVTWP
- a CDS encoding glycoside hydrolase family 76 protein → MPVSPTNSTLAHHRTQLSRRIVLSGAAGLAVGLAGATGAAADSGGAAASGAARPGGRAKRAVAAAHRALERDYAAPWPQLLHNSFPASADGDRAFHYWWLAHAVDAYLDGYERTGRRSFLADAEQVVAAIRARNGGHLVNDYFDDMNWLALATHRLWTHTQDQTYLDDAHDLWEEIVTDGWNDTFGPSVAWRREQLDYKNTPSNAPFAILSYRLHRESGEDRFAEYGDAALTWMRETLVDPETGFVADGINRQGDGAIDWNWRFTYCQGVWIGALVESARTHGDHALLDEAARTGVFSVRELTAGPVFSPEGQGDGGLFKGIWYRYAALLLQELPDGGARRELTAFIRTSTQALADSSLARGVLLAGPDWRIPAPATTDLATHLSGVMALEAAAAIE
- a CDS encoding substrate-binding domain-containing protein → MPEALYAHVHAALRERIRNGSFPVGERLPSQAELTEEFSVSAITLKRALDMLRDDGYVVRRPRIGTVVVAQHPEAEGTAAGLPLVGYVVPNFDDAFGTRLLGGMLDAAVGSADVIVATSHGDPEREEQLIEQQLDRGIDALVLLPSSSASIPPAVATLVGRRFPQVIVDRTLTGVPVSTITSDNVAGGRIAVEHLTDLGHQHLALALSPSSVSSLDERRRGFVAAHAARHVRLDPDLVYSQVRSVVPGSHERQEDDAARFAQFLTAHPEVTGVVAAEYHAARIVLQAAHLLQRRVPDDLSVVCFDAPPEFVDAALPLTHLEQDQHRLGERALELALAQVREPGAVAQEAVPMQLILGRTTAAARR
- a CDS encoding ABC transporter ATP-binding protein; translated protein: MSMTSAAQFQAVSQVFGDFTAVDAIDLTIPEGKLTTLLGPSGCGKTTSLRMLAGYLRPTSGRILIRGEDFTTAPPEKRNLGMVFQSYALFPHMSVADNVGYGLKLRHVPGPERAKRVTEALEMVGLAHLAGNRPKQLSGGQQQRVAIARAVAIAPNLLLLDEPLSNLDARLRLQMRAELRRIQSETGLSVVLVTHDQDEALEMSDQMVVMKDGRIQQQGAPQEVFPAPANRFVAEFLGYENFIPTGTEWVTVRPEHLDVRRRSGSSETVDGLTLDGHVTDLAYRGVDVLVTLAAEAPGSPDPVRLVADLRAANAPDLRIGDEITIGAATGHLVTLPA
- a CDS encoding ABC transporter substrate-binding protein; the encoded protein is MTSSRRSLSALAAVAATGLVAAGCSSPSDDGGNGGEATDTIVVSTFPFGVEEFTEAVVDPFTAETGIEVELDTGSNADRLSRLQLEGEDTGIDVMLMSDAYVAIAEQEGLFQPVTEENVPALAEIADFAVDDAYSGPAYSYQLNGMLYNTDELTAEQAADWELFADSAYAGEVALPDIAVTAGQLTVSGVADAYGDGPYDVDTAFETMAGWAPNVLQFYSSTTEFTNLLTQGEIVGGVALNGFATTLIASGEPIGWVPPAEGRYMATNRASVPAGAPNAEGAFAFIDYLLSATAQQSSAEIVGDLPVNLDIEVPAELTAVVGDIAQDPTAAGYATLDPAETVDQRSEWVERFAREVVGG
- a CDS encoding ABC transporter permease, producing MNTRRPVAASLAVLGYIVMIAPLMFVVITAFTAGSTVRFPPDGLSLRWFDAAVTYEPFMSALASSLQLAVFAAVASLALGVPVALAIHRGKIPGKGLLEGLFLSPLIVPELVVGLALYQQFMIGLGLNNLTTLAIGHTVLMFPYAVRVTGASLALIDPAVEDAARGLGASPLRTFFTVTLPLLRPGLFSAALLAFVTSFNNVPLSLLLQSRDFRTLPVTMLDYVQQNYDPIVASTSVLILAGTVLVAVVAERAVGFAKIFGGINR
- a CDS encoding ABC transporter permease — translated: MRRGGLAVLLLPGLVLLLAGFLVPALIMLLAPPDTTIGEVLDRLVQMLADPYDLTIIGRTLGLGLIVTVTCVVLGFPIAYLLARSQSRWAGVMLAVAIFPLLLSNVVRTFGWLVVLGSQGAVGQALVALGIVDEAPQLLYTPLAIVLGLVQLFLPLAVVSSYSALAQVDASLDEAARGLGAGRARTFWTIVVPLSWPGVVVAATLVFAGSITAYTTPYLLGGSRQRMLSTQLFQYSSSTIDWAAASATAMIMTVLVFGVAALSSMIGRRARTS
- a CDS encoding MFS transporter, whose product is MSASEPSTPLTRTERLDRLPYTRAHTKLLGGSGIGWALDAMDVGLISFILAALGAEWGLSDGERGWVASIGFVGMAVGASLGGLLADRIGRRQVFALTLLVYGLATGASAAAGGLAVLIALRFVVGLGLGAELPVASTLVSEFAPKKIRGRVVVILEAFWAVGWILAALIGYFVVPLENGWRWAFLIGMAPAAYALFVRWRLPESVRFLERTGRHAEAEAAVRTYEASAGLPAPIPERVYSDHDDGPHHGEPLTTGEVSPAPAVPKARWRDLWTARLRRRTAALWLVWFFVNFAYYGAFIWIPSLLVDRGFDLVRSFGYTLIITLAQLPGYAAAAYLIEKWGRRATLATFLAGSAVSALLFGQAESVATILAAGMALSAFNLGAWGALYAVTPELYPTALRGTGAGSAAAFGRIASIIAPLAVPWFVAFSGQPFAFAMLGVAFVLACAAALLLPDRTGVALEEE